A region from the Lysobacter antibioticus genome encodes:
- the napA gene encoding periplasmic nitrate reductase subunit alpha, producing MAVTRRDFIRSTAIATAAAAAGIPLSGGGSNLVTEGDLTGLKWSKAPCRFCGTGCGVNVAVKSGRVVATHGDVHAEVNRGLNCVKGYFLSKVLYGHDRLMRPLLRKKSGAYAKDGEFEPVDWDEAFDVMAEQFKKVLKDKGPGAVGMFGSGQWTIFEGYAANKLWKAGFRSNHIDPNARHCMASAVMGFMRTFGMDEPMGCYDDIEAADAFVLWGSNMAEMHPILWTRVTDRRLSKPDVRVAVLSTFEHRSFELADIPIVFKPQTDLVILNYIANHIIRSGRVNREFVDRHTRFKQGNQDIGYGLRPEHPLEQSASNAKDPNGGQDIDFAAFAAFVAPYTLDKAVEMTGAERGWLEKLADLYADPKIKVTSFWTMGFNQHTRGVWANNMVYNLHLLTGKIATPGNSPFSLTGQPSACGTAREVGTFSHRLPADMVVTNPEHRRKAEDIWKIPHGTIHDKPGYHAVEQNRALRDGKLNAYWVMVNNNVQAAANLMQETLPGYRNPANFIVVSDAYPTVTAQAADLILPAAMWVEKEGAYGNAERRTQFWHQLVKAPGQARSDLWQLMEFSKRFRIEECWPATLLAANPQFKGKSLYEVLFRNGNVDRYPSSEIEAGYDNDESAAFGYYVQKGLFEEYAAFGRGHGHDLAPFDDYHRARGLRWPVVDGKETRWRYREGADPYVKAGSGFQFYGNPDGRAVIWALPYEPPPESPDEEFDLWLVTGRVLEHWHSGSMTMRVPELYRSFPAAVVFMNPDDAKARGLKRGDPVRVASRRGEMLSRLETRGRNRMPRGVIFVPWFDAGQLINKVTLDATDPISKQTDYKKCAVRVQAA from the coding sequence ATGGCCGTCACCCGACGCGACTTCATCCGCAGTACCGCCATCGCGACCGCCGCGGCCGCCGCCGGCATTCCTCTGAGCGGCGGCGGCAGCAACCTGGTCACCGAGGGCGATCTGACCGGGCTGAAGTGGAGCAAGGCGCCGTGCCGTTTCTGCGGCACCGGCTGCGGGGTCAACGTCGCGGTGAAATCCGGTCGCGTCGTGGCCACCCATGGCGATGTCCACGCCGAGGTCAACCGCGGCTTGAATTGCGTCAAGGGCTATTTCCTGTCGAAGGTGCTGTACGGCCACGATCGCCTGATGCGGCCGCTGCTGCGCAAGAAGAGCGGCGCCTACGCCAAGGACGGCGAGTTCGAGCCGGTCGACTGGGACGAGGCCTTCGACGTGATGGCCGAACAGTTCAAGAAAGTGCTCAAGGACAAGGGGCCGGGCGCGGTCGGCATGTTCGGCTCGGGGCAGTGGACCATCTTCGAGGGCTATGCGGCCAACAAACTGTGGAAGGCGGGCTTCCGCAGCAACCACATCGATCCCAACGCGCGCCATTGCATGGCCTCGGCGGTCATGGGCTTCATGCGTACGTTCGGCATGGACGAGCCGATGGGCTGCTACGACGACATCGAGGCGGCCGACGCCTTCGTGCTGTGGGGCTCGAACATGGCCGAAATGCATCCAATCCTGTGGACGCGGGTGACCGATCGGCGCCTGTCCAAGCCGGATGTCCGAGTCGCGGTGCTTTCGACCTTCGAGCACCGCAGCTTCGAGCTCGCCGACATCCCGATCGTGTTCAAGCCGCAGACCGACTTGGTCATCCTCAACTACATCGCCAATCACATCATCCGCAGCGGCCGGGTCAACCGCGAGTTCGTCGACCGCCACACCCGTTTCAAGCAGGGAAACCAGGACATCGGCTACGGGCTGCGTCCCGAGCATCCGCTGGAGCAAAGCGCCAGCAATGCCAAGGATCCCAACGGCGGCCAGGACATCGATTTCGCCGCGTTCGCGGCTTTCGTCGCGCCGTACACGCTCGACAAGGCCGTGGAAATGACCGGGGCCGAGCGCGGTTGGCTGGAGAAGCTGGCCGACCTGTATGCCGACCCAAAGATCAAGGTGACCTCGTTCTGGACCATGGGCTTCAACCAGCACACCCGCGGCGTGTGGGCCAACAACATGGTCTACAACCTGCATCTGCTGACCGGCAAGATCGCCACGCCCGGCAACAGCCCGTTCTCCCTGACCGGACAGCCGTCGGCCTGCGGCACGGCGCGCGAAGTCGGCACCTTCAGTCATCGCCTGCCCGCGGACATGGTGGTTACCAATCCCGAGCATCGGCGCAAGGCCGAGGACATCTGGAAGATTCCGCACGGCACCATCCACGACAAGCCCGGCTATCACGCGGTGGAGCAGAACCGCGCCTTGCGCGACGGCAAGCTCAACGCCTACTGGGTGATGGTCAACAACAATGTGCAGGCCGCGGCCAACCTGATGCAGGAGACCCTGCCGGGTTACCGCAATCCGGCCAATTTCATCGTCGTGTCCGATGCCTATCCGACCGTAACCGCGCAGGCCGCCGACCTGATCCTGCCCGCGGCGATGTGGGTGGAAAAGGAAGGGGCCTACGGTAACGCCGAGCGGCGGACCCAGTTCTGGCACCAGTTGGTGAAGGCGCCCGGGCAGGCGCGCTCCGACCTGTGGCAACTGATGGAGTTTTCCAAGCGTTTTCGCATCGAGGAGTGCTGGCCGGCGACGTTGCTGGCGGCGAACCCGCAGTTCAAGGGCAAGAGCTTGTACGAGGTGTTGTTCCGCAACGGCAACGTCGATCGTTATCCGTCGAGCGAGATCGAGGCCGGTTACGACAACGACGAGTCGGCCGCGTTCGGCTACTACGTGCAGAAAGGCCTGTTCGAGGAATACGCCGCCTTCGGCCGCGGTCACGGCCACGACCTGGCGCCGTTCGACGACTACCACCGCGCCCGCGGGCTGCGCTGGCCGGTGGTCGACGGCAAGGAAACACGCTGGCGTTACCGCGAGGGCGCCGACCCCTACGTCAAGGCCGGCAGCGGCTTCCAGTTCTACGGCAACCCCGACGGTCGCGCGGTGATCTGGGCCTTGCCGTACGAACCGCCGCCGGAGTCGCCCGACGAAGAGTTCGACCTGTGGTTGGTCACCGGGCGGGTGCTGGAGCATTGGCACTCCGGTTCGATGACGATGCGGGTGCCGGAGCTGTATCGCAGCTTCCCGGCCGCGGTGGTGTTCATGAACCCCGACGACGCCAAGGCGCGCGGGCTCAAGCGCGGCGATCCCGTGCGGGTGGCCTCGCGTCGCGGCGAGATGCTGTCGCGCCTGGAGACGCGCGGCCGCAACCGGATGCCGCGCGGGGTGATCTTCGTGCCCTGGTTCGACGCCGGGCAACTGATCAACAAGGTGACGCTCGACGCCACCGACCCGATTTCCAAGCAGACCGACTACAAGAAATGCGCGGTCAGGGTGCAGGCGGCCTAG